The window TAGTTCAGCCCTTGATCAGAATTCGAGGCCGCCTTCACGCGCGGCATCGGCCAGCGCCTTCACGCGGCCATGGTATTTGAAGCCGGAGCGATCGAACGCCACCCGGGTGATGCCGGCGGCCTTTGCCCGCGCAGCGATCGCCTTGCCGACGACGCTGGCGGCACTGGTGCCCCCGGTCTGCTGCAGGTCCTTGCGCACCTCCTTGTCGAGGGTCGATGCGCTGGCCACGACGCGGTCGCCGTCCGGCGTGATGATCTGTGCATAAATGTGCCGTGGCGTGCGATGGACGCACAGCCGGTTCGTGCCCAGCCGCTTGATCTGGGAACGGGAGCGCCGTGCGCGGCGCAAGCGAGTCTGCTTCTTGTCCATGACCTGTGCCTGTAATCTGTAAGACTATTTCTTCTTCGCTTCTTTGCGGACGACCACTTCGTCCGAGTAGCGAACACCCTTGCCCTTGTACGGCTCCGGCGGACGGTATGCCCGGATCTCCGCCGCGACCTGGCCTACCTTCTGCTTGTCACAGCCCTTGATCAGGATCTCGGTCTGGCTCGGCGTCTCCGCGGTAATGCCTTCAGGCAGCTCGTAGTCCACCGGGTGCGAAAAACCCAGCGTCAGGTTCAGGACCTTGCCCTTGGCCTGCGCGCGATAGCCGACACCCACCAGTTCGAGCTTGCGCTCGAAGCCGTCGCTGACGCCCCGGACCAGGTTGCTGAGCAGGGCGCGCGTGGTGCCGGCCAGGGCATTGGCCTGCTGCGACTCGTCGCGCGGACTGAACGTGAGCTCGGCATCCTCGCGCGACATTTCGACCAGGTCGTGGATGGTATGCGTCAGCGTACCCTTGGGGCCCTTGACGGTCACCTGTTGGCCGTTCGCGGTAATCTCCACCGCCTTGGGCAGCGGTACCGGCATTTTTGCAACTCTCGACATGTTCTTTACCTGCCTGGCTTAACTCACGATGCAGAGCACTTCGCCGCCCTGGCCCGCTGCACGGGCCTGGCGGTCGCTCATGACGCCCTTGGACGTCGACACGATCGCCACACCCAGGCCGTTCTGGATGCTCGGAATCTCGTTCTTGCTCTTGTACAGCCGCAGTCCCGGGCGGCTGGCGCGCCGGATATGCTCGATCACGGGCCTGCCGTTGTGGTACTTCAGCTCGATCGACAGCACGGACTTGCCGTCAGCCTGAGCGACAGCAAAGCCCTTGATATAGCCTTCGTCCTGCAACACCTGCGCAATGGCGCACTTCAAACGCGAGGACGGCATGCTCACCTGGACCTTGCTCGCTGCCTGCCCGTTACGGATGCGGGTCAAAAAATCTGCAATCGGATCTGTCATCATAATCGTTTACCAGCTTGCTTTGACCAGGCCGGGGACATCACCGCGCATGGCCGCCTCGCGCAGCTTGTTGCGGCAGAGCCCGAACTTGCGATAGTAGCCATGCGGACGGCCGGTCATCCGGCAACGGTTGCGCCCGCGCACCGGGCTGGCATCACGCGGCAGCTCCTGCAGCTTCATCTGTGCCTGATAGCGCTCGTCATAGGACGCCGTGGTGCTCTTGATAATCGCCTTCAGC of the Pseudomonadota bacterium genome contains:
- the rpsH gene encoding 30S ribosomal protein S8; the protein is MMMTDPIADFLTRIRNGQAASKVQVSMPSSRLKCAIAQVLQDEGYIKGFAVAQADGKSVLSIELKYHNGRPVIEHIRRASRPGLRLYKSKNEIPSIQNGLGVAIVSTSKGVMSDRQARAAGQGGEVLCIVS
- the rplF gene encoding 50S ribosomal protein L6, with protein sequence MSRVAKMPVPLPKAVEITANGQQVTVKGPKGTLTHTIHDLVEMSREDAELTFSPRDESQQANALAGTTRALLSNLVRGVSDGFERKLELVGVGYRAQAKGKVLNLTLGFSHPVDYELPEGITAETPSQTEILIKGCDKQKVGQVAAEIRAYRPPEPYKGKGVRYSDEVVVRKEAKKK
- the rpsN gene encoding 30S ribosomal protein S14 produces the protein MAKTSMVARESKRIRAVKRFAAKRAELKAIIKSTTASYDERYQAQMKLQELPRDASPVRGRNRCRMTGRPHGYYRKFGLCRNKLREAAMRGDVPGLVKASW
- the rplR gene encoding 50S ribosomal protein L18, whose amino-acid sequence is MDKKQTRLRRARRSRSQIKRLGTNRLCVHRTPRHIYAQIITPDGDRVVASASTLDKEVRKDLQQTGGTSAASVVGKAIAARAKAAGITRVAFDRSGFKYHGRVKALADAAREGGLEF